The following are encoded in a window of Amphibacillus xylanus NBRC 15112 genomic DNA:
- a CDS encoding transposase gives MTNGFFHLNIHSAIIQKSVVQYIQNSFIHTYNNGRIEGINYKIKLLSKVAYGYRNFYNFKKRIMIHFKFKVIETNSSKKMQKETRYEAAI, from the coding sequence TTGACGAATGGTTTTTTTCATTTGAATATACACTCAGCGATTATTCAAAAATCGGTTGTACAATATATACAGAATAGTTTTATTCACACATACAACAACGGTCGAATTGAAGGGATTAACTACAAGATTAAGTTACTAAGCAAAGTCGCATACGGTTATCGTAATTTTTATAATTTCAAGAAACGAATTATGATTCACTTCAAGTTTAAAGTAATAGAAACAAATTCGAGTAAAAAAATGCAAAAAGAAACACGATATGAAGCAGCCATTTAA